The genomic interval AAGCTCCCCAAACTACAAGCCTGGAGAAAACAAGGGAAAGGaacatttctgttcttttgctTAACAccacaattcttttttttccaaacatttcAAAAACATTTGGACATTATTGTCAGCACCCACGAACAAAAGACACGAATTCCCTTTGGAGGAAGGGATACCTTCTGTCGCTGCATCATGTTGAGCAAGTCTCCAAATGGTGACTCCTCGGGATTATCAAAGGCAAGCAGAGCCAGCGTGCGCTCCATTTCTGTCAGGCATTCCCTGCTCTCCTCCCCTTGTTCTGCTAATTGGGTCTGAGCAAAttccagagctgcttctgtCTCACGCTGCCGAATGAGTTCGATCAAATGTTGCTGCTACATATGAAAGACACGGTAACATTAGCCAAGCAAATTCATGGGTCTTCAGTATTTCAAGACTGGAATCTTCAGACATTTGTGTGGACTTTGAGACAAACACTAACCCATCATTTGACAGTTTTAGGTCAATTCTTCTCAACAAATGAGACAAGGTACAACAGACTTGTCTACAAAACCTACCAAAAAAGGTAACCTGATGCTTCTGAGCAACACATCTGGCAAAGATGGGTTACTAAGGGAACTAATACAAATTCAGACTAACAGTAGCTGAAAGTTGGCAAGTCACAGACCACTGCTGCTGTTACAAGTTTTGTATGTTGCATTTCACGCTTCAATGTATATGATGGTTCCTGCACTATGCCACAACATTTCCCATTGTTACAAAAGGATGCCAAGAACAGACATTTGAAATCGCAACCACATTTGGTCACAAACCTCCCGAAACACTCTGCATTACTTTTTTCCATTCTCTCAGCAGCCtctaaaacaaagaaagagtTTGCCACCTGTCCTTACCTGCAAATGAAAGTAAAGATATCTGTTTGTATCTAGCAACTCTGGATGGAGGCTGTTTATTAACGCAATGGCTTCTTGAATCTGTCCTTTCAATATCATCTCTcggatttttattctttcatcaAGAGTCTCTAAATCGACACTGGGTTCAATTCCAGACTCCATTCGaaatttctctgctgcttctttaaagccctctgaaacagaaacattttactgataaatatgttttattaaacaattttttaaacatCCCATTGGCTAAAATGAGAAGATTTGAGTTGTGCTTGTGCATTTAATCAAATTAAACATCATTTTTGAGCTTATGAGGAAAACCTTGTTTCTTTAAATAGGTGTTTCTTTAAATaggcatttcacagaatcacagaatcttaagggttggaagtgacctccaACAGCATCTAATATTGCATGCTTAATTCAGTATTAAGTGTCCTCACTCTCTAAGGACACGTGCAACTTGTACTCCAACATCTCTTAACCTGAAACCTCAATTTGTACTTAACAGACCAGTGTTCCTACTCCAAAATGGCACTTTCAAAATCACATATTCAATATTTGACTTGTTTGGCTTCTCTCTCCAGCCCCAAAACTTTCAAAGACCTACTGGTCTtactgagaagaaacagaaaatgaattttGCTTTCCTGTACAAACGTTTTGGTGGGGTTTGAAGTTGTAACAGCTATTTTAAGTTATATATTCACACACATAAAAATCATTTACACCACTAAgatgctcttcctctgtcccagaATGTCCTTTGTCCTACACATCAACATAAACAGGGGTGTAGATCAGATGCAGACACCTCCGCCCTGGCATAGCTTACTGTGATGGTATGCACTGTAATTGCCAGGGACGATTCCCAAAGCTTTCTGAGTGTTCATAAGTTAGGCTACATGCTGAAGGGCTTCATAGCTTCAGTCTCAAGTTATTTTGACAACAGTTCCCTTTTAGAGTTTCTCTTTCTAGCCAGCTAAAACTTGCTTCTGATAGTCGTCTTGTACAGTTTCCAAAATGCCACCAAACAACTGCAATGTATTTTGAACTGTTTTAATGGCACAAAAAAAGGACATTGTACAGAAGTGGGTGACTTTTGCTTACACCATTCCAGATAACACTTGATTTCCTCTACCTTTTAGCAGAAGAGTTAAGGTTAATAAATGTCACCTCTATTGCCTGATAACTGCTCAGCTCTGAATCTCAGTTTCCACTTAGAACACAAGAGTTGTCTGTTGTTAAGAGAAGCCAACAGCAATCACCCAGGCCTCCAAGCCTTTAACTTCACTCCATTCAGTAGCACATTCTAGCCAAAACTGTTGTGATAAAATGAGTGATGTGCATTTCAGAGCCTCCGAGCACTACCGCTCACTTTTACCTGTCACAAGGTAGTTCATGATAAGGCGGTTCATGTCTGCTCTCTGGATATGCAAGTTATTAAGTTTTTCCATCCATTCATCTTTCGTGATTTCATCAGGTTTTTCTGCATAACTCATCCTGAACTTTTACtacaagagaagaaaagcaccTCATTTAACATGATTCAAGTTTGACGTGTGCAAGCACTCTGTTACTAGCACCTTTCTATCTTTTTCAagacaatttttaaattaatagtCCAAAAGAAACTCTATCTCAAACCAGTTTTCTATTATTCTCTGTCCTGTGCTTTCAGCCTCTAAAGTGTCTTCCACCAATCACCAGAATAAAAAATTCCATCTTCTTGTACTTGCTCTTAAACCCACTCCAACTGAATCTTGTTAGTACAGGATGCACACAGCATCAGTGTGAAACGAGTCGAAGAGTTTCACAGCAAGccaggaaaaccaaaacagccGTTTAAAGCAAAGCCTGTGTGAACAGTATTTCACCAAAACTTAAGAAGACACAGCTCCACATATCGTACAGCCACAAAACTGTGGACTATCCAAAGTACAACTCAAAGCCTTAGGCTAACTTAGCTTCGCTGGCCCCAGAAGTACTGCTATCAATGCTTTAAGATGTTACCTTCTAGTATCTCTTTCGACAACGCTGCTTTTCAGATTCGTAAGCAAAGCGCTTTGCTGAAGCCGGCATTTCATCACTTCTACCTTCAGTCACGATCACGGGGGCAGCGAAAAGGGGA from Colius striatus isolate bColStr4 chromosome 16, bColStr4.1.hap1, whole genome shotgun sequence carries:
- the GID8 gene encoding glucose-induced degradation protein 8 homolog, whose amino-acid sequence is MSYAEKPDEITKDEWMEKLNNLHIQRADMNRLIMNYLVTEGFKEAAEKFRMESGIEPSVDLETLDERIKIREMILKGQIQEAIALINSLHPELLDTNRYLYFHLQQQHLIELIRQRETEAALEFAQTQLAEQGEESRECLTEMERTLALLAFDNPEESPFGDLLNMMQRQKVWSEVNQAVLDYENRESTPKLAKLLKLLLWAQNELDQKKVKYPKMTDLSKGTIEEPK